The following coding sequences are from one Salvia hispanica cultivar TCC Black 2014 chromosome 3, UniMelb_Shisp_WGS_1.0, whole genome shotgun sequence window:
- the LOC125215559 gene encoding 3-oxoacyl-[acyl-carrier-protein] synthase I, chloroplastic-like translates to MHGVGKMSSLACTASSTLLLNTQSRNTNCLHTASVKHGKIKSMASSSPKRETDPKKRIVITGMGLVSVFGSDIDVYYNKLLAGESGITPIDRFDASDYPVRIAGQIRGFSSDGYINGKDDRRLDDCWRYCLVAGKRALDDAALGKQVVDTMDRSRMGVLVGSGIGGTSVFSNGVETLLQKGHRKITPFMVPYIISNMGSSLLAIDTGFMGPNYSISAACSTANHCLISAANHIRRGDADVMVAGGTDASVLPIGIAGFIACRALSQRNDQPHKASRPWARDRDGFVMGEGAGVLIMESMEHAMKRGAKVYAEYLGGATTCDAHHMTNPQPDGLVVASCIMKALEDARVSTQEVNYVNAHATSTPAGDLAEIRAIKKVFQNTSHLKINATKSMIGHALGASGGLEAIATIKAINTGWLHPTINQDDLEDEVTIDTVPNVKKQHQVNVAISNSFGFGGQNSVVVLAPFIP, encoded by the exons atgcATGGGGTGGGTAAAATGTCGAGCCTTGCTTGCACAGCTTCTTCAACTCTACTACTAAACACACAATCAAGAAACACTAATTGCCTCCATACAGCTTCAG TAAAACATGGGAAGATAAAATCAATGGCTTCTTCCTCCCCAAAGAGAGAAACAGATCCCAAGAAAAGAATAGTAATAACTGGGATGGGCCTTGTTTCTGTTTTTGGAAGTGACATTGATGTTTACTACAACAAGTTGCTTGCTGGTGAGAGCGGTATCACTCCCATCGACAGGTTTGATGCTTCGGATTACCCTGTTAGGATCGCAGGGCAGATTCGCGGCTTCTCTTCAGACGGATACATCAACGGGAAGGATGATCGCCGCCTTGATGATTGCTGGAGATACTGTTTGGTTGCTGGCAAAAGAGCTCTTGATGATGCTGCTCTTGGGAAACAAGTTGTTGACACT ATGGACAGGTCAAGAATGGGGGTGTTGGTGGGATCAGGAATCGGAGGCACTTCAGTTTTTAGCAATGGAGTGGAAACATTGCTTCAAAAGGGGCATAGAAAGATAACACCATTTATGGTCCCTTATATAATATCAAACATGGGGTCTTCACTTCTAGCTATAGACACCGGCTTCATGGGGCCTAATTACAGCATTTCAGCAGCTTGTTCTACAGCAAACCATTGCCTCATTTCTGCTGCAAACCACATTAGACGAGGCGATGCAGATGTGATGGTGGCCGGTGGGACAGACGCTTCAGTCCTCCCGATTGGAATCGCAGGCTTCATAGCCTGCAGAGCCTTGTCTCAGCGAAACGACCAACCTCACAAGGCGTCCAGGCCGTGGGCCAGAGACCGCGACGGCTTTGTCATGGGAGAAGGTGCCGGTGTTTTG ATCATGGAAAGCATGGAGCACGCCATGAAAAGAGGGGCTAAGGTTTACGCGGAGTATTTGGGAGGCGCGACTACATGTGATGCCCATCACATGACAAATCCACAACCCGATGGGCTTGTCGTTGCGTCTTGCATAATGAAAGCTTTGGAAGATGCGCGAGTGTCTACACAAGAG GTTAACTATGTGAATGCTCATGCAACATCAACCCCTGCTGGAGATTTGGCTGAGATTAGAGCAATCAAGAAAGTATTCCAAAACACCTCTCACTTGAAGATCAATGCCACCAAG tCGATGATTGGACACGCGCTTGGGGCTTCCGGTGGATTGGAAGCAATAGCTACGATCAAAGCAATTAACACTGGCTGGTTACATCCCACAATCAACCAAGAT GATTTGGAAGATGAAGTCACCATTGACACTGTCCCAAATGTAAAGAAGCAACATCAAGTAAATGTTG CCATATCAAACTCATTCGGGTTCGGAGGCCAAAACTCGGTCGTAGTGTTGGCACCCTTCATCCCTTGA
- the LOC125212730 gene encoding ubiquitin-related modifier 1 homolog 1-like encodes MQLTLEFGGGLELLCDSVKIHNVNVEPQGEEKKITVKHLLSWIRTNLIKERPEMFMKGDTVRPGVLVLINDCDWELSGQLETVLEEKDVVVFISTLHGG; translated from the exons ATGCAGCTCACTCTCGAATTCGG TGGTGGACTTGAACTTCTATGTGATTCGGTCAAGATCCATAACGTGAATGTTGAGCCACAAGGTGAAGAAAAGAAG ATAACCGTAAAGCACTTGCTCTCGTGGATCCGTACGAATTTGATTAAGGAAAGACCGGAAATGTTTATGAAAGGAGATACAGT GAGACCTGGAGTTCTAGTCCTCATAAATGACTGCGATTGGGAACTAAGCGGGCAGCTTGAGACGGTACTGGAAGAGAAGGATGTTGTAGTTTTCATCTCAACATTACATGGTGGCTAG